Proteins from a genomic interval of Syngnathoides biaculeatus isolate LvHL_M chromosome 23, ASM1980259v1, whole genome shotgun sequence:
- the LOC133496716 gene encoding hormonally up-regulated neu tumor-associated kinase isoform X5 — protein sequence MAGAALKEKENGAAGAGAAPAWLAAPREDLLRSFPHSKRVGSYLVGKMINRGSFAKVMEGLHLATGEKVAIKVIDKKKARQDPYVQKNMKREPRIHQMIRHPNVVVLLETLETENGYYMAMELCGGGDLMERICDRERLPEKEVRRYARQILSAVAHLHQRGVVHRDLKIENFLLDEHNNIKIVGTSAERREASESDKSRRPLGFPLADFGLSNTLRSDSLTPELLSTQCGSPAYAAPELLAHRKYGPKVDVWSVGVSVFAMLTGTLPFAVEPFNIKHLHHKMVDGDIADIPGDVSKGAVTFVLSLLEADPDKRPGARAAMEGPWINEGYAKRPPRSPSRDNVVAVENRARQKPSMQSGEDADASVLAYMTDTLGYSVAEVARTLAQNRPSAVMATYHLLLAKIKRSRGATASRSKRRQADVPKQTDKWHSGAAVPPESSSRHEETATMTMTKRCLPSSPHSDASSETWELLPGRLCCILMPCQQRTKWSIFLHLKPPRRTCVTPPLATPAHPPIHWETAPPPCRSDRRGSSSENPAGMTAAGVLRRLS from the exons ATGGCGGGCGCCGCgctgaaggagaaggagaacggggcggcgggggcgggggcggcccCGGCCTGGCTGGCGGCCCCCCGCGAGGACCTGCTGAGGAGCTTCCCTCACAGCAAGCGGGTGGGCTCCTACCTGGTGGGCAAGATGATCAACCGGGGCTCCTTCGCCAAGGTGATGGAGGGCCTCCACCTGGCCACCGGGGAGAAG GTGGCCATTAAGGTGATTGACAAGAAAAAAGCGCGTCAGGACCCTTACGTCCAAAAGAACATGAAGCGGGAACCTCGCATCCACCAGATGATTCGACACCCAAACGTCGTCGTCCTGCTGGAG ACCCTGGAGACGGAGAACGGCTACTACATGGCCATGGAGTtgtgcggcggcggcgacctGATGGAGCGAATCTGCGACAGGGAGCGTCTGCCGGAGAAGGAGGTCCGACGATACGCACGGCAGATTCTGTCGGCGGTGGCGCACCTCCACCAGCGAGGCGTCGTGCACAG GGATTTGAAGATTGAGAACTTCCTGCTGGACGAGCACAACAACATCAAGATCGTGGGTACGTCCGCGGAGCGTCGCGAAGCGTCGGAGAGCGACAAAAGCCGCCGACCTCTTGGCTTTCCGCTCGCAGACTTCGGCCTGAGCAACACGCTGAGGTCGGACTCGTTGACTCCGGAGCTGCTCAGCACCCAGTGCGGAAGCCCCGCCTACGCCGCCCCCGAGCTCCTCGCCCACAGGAAGTACGGACCCAAAGTTGACGTCTGGTCCGT AGGCGTGAGCGTGTTCGCCATGCTGACGGGCACGCTGCCGTTCGCCGTGGAGCCCTTCAACATCAAGCATCTGCACCACAAGATGGTGGACGGCGACATCGCGGACATACCCGGCGACGTCAGCAAAG GCGCGGTGACGTTCGTGCTGTCCCTGCTGGAAGCCGACCCCGACAAGAGACCCGGCGCCCGAGCCGCCATGGAGGGGCCCTGGATCAACGAGGGCTACGCCAAGAGGCCGCCGCGCTCGCCCTCGCGCGACAACGTGGTGGCGGTGGAGAATCGGGCCCGGCAAAAGCCGTCAAT GCAGAGCGGCGAGGACGCGGACGCATCAGTGCTGGCATACATGACGGACACGCTGGGCTACTCGGTCGCAGAGGTCGCGCGGACCCTCGCCCAGAACCGACCCTCCGCCGTCATGGCCACCTACCACTTGCTGCTCGCCAAGATCAAGAGGAGCCGCGG AGCCACCGCGTCACGGTCAAAAAGGCGCCAAGCAGACGTCCCAAAGCAAACCGACAAATGGCACAGCGGCGCCGCGGTGCCGCCGGAGTCCAGCAGCCGCCACGAGGAGACGGCAACGATGACGATGACAAAGCGCTGTCTTCCTTCATCCCCTCACTCAGACGCCAGCTCGGAGACGTGGGAGCTTCTGCCAGGGAGGCTCTGCTGCATCTtgatg CCTTGCCAACAAAGAACCAAGTGGTCCATCTTTCTCCACCTAAAACCACCGCGTCGCACCTGTGTGACTCCGCCCCTTGCCACACCCGCTCACCCACCGATCCATTGGGAGACGGCGCCGCCTCCATGCCGGTCCGACCGACGCGGCAGCTCGTCGGAAAACCCCGCTGGGATGACGGCGGCGGGCGTCCTGCGGAGGCTGTCCTGA
- the LOC133496716 gene encoding hormonally up-regulated neu tumor-associated kinase isoform X2, with protein MAGAALKEKENGAAGAGAAPAWLAAPREDLLRSFPHSKRVGSYLVGKMINRGSFAKVMEGLHLATGEKVIDKKKARQDPYVQKNMKREPRIHQMIRHPNVVVLLETLETENGYYMAMELCGGGDLMERICDRERLPEKEVRRYARQILSAVAHLHQRGVVHRDLKIENFLLDEHNNIKIVGTSAERREASESDKSRRPLGFPLADFGLSNTLRSDSLTPELLSTQCGSPAYAAPELLAHRKYGPKVDVWSVGVSVFAMLTGTLPFAVEPFNIKHLHHKMVDGDIADIPGDVSKGAVTFVLSLLEADPDKRPGARAAMEGPWINEGYAKRPPRSPSRDNVVAVENRARQKPSMQSGEDADASVLAYMTDTLGYSVAEVARTLAQNRPSAVMATYHLLLAKIKRSRGCAESHRVTVKKAPSRRPKANRQMAQRRRGAAGVQQPPRGDGNDDDDKALSSFIPSLRRQLGDVGASAREALLHLDALPTKNQVVHLSPPKTTASHLCDSAPCHTRSPTDPLGDGAASMPVRPTRQLVGKPRWDDGGGRPAEAVLRIAGPQESPATPRMHLEATERAPPTTLPHLHNGGLKEGVDKKVSLVHLSPSEPSGLQVSGSKTPTFASQKNAWGAKNTKVAGTKRNSVTGIRSTPPRRMTELGLPLLPAVLQRKTDRKMRSMDY; from the exons ATGGCGGGCGCCGCgctgaaggagaaggagaacggggcggcgggggcgggggcggcccCGGCCTGGCTGGCGGCCCCCCGCGAGGACCTGCTGAGGAGCTTCCCTCACAGCAAGCGGGTGGGCTCCTACCTGGTGGGCAAGATGATCAACCGGGGCTCCTTCGCCAAGGTGATGGAGGGCCTCCACCTGGCCACCGGGGAGAAG GTGATTGACAAGAAAAAAGCGCGTCAGGACCCTTACGTCCAAAAGAACATGAAGCGGGAACCTCGCATCCACCAGATGATTCGACACCCAAACGTCGTCGTCCTGCTGGAG ACCCTGGAGACGGAGAACGGCTACTACATGGCCATGGAGTtgtgcggcggcggcgacctGATGGAGCGAATCTGCGACAGGGAGCGTCTGCCGGAGAAGGAGGTCCGACGATACGCACGGCAGATTCTGTCGGCGGTGGCGCACCTCCACCAGCGAGGCGTCGTGCACAG GGATTTGAAGATTGAGAACTTCCTGCTGGACGAGCACAACAACATCAAGATCGTGGGTACGTCCGCGGAGCGTCGCGAAGCGTCGGAGAGCGACAAAAGCCGCCGACCTCTTGGCTTTCCGCTCGCAGACTTCGGCCTGAGCAACACGCTGAGGTCGGACTCGTTGACTCCGGAGCTGCTCAGCACCCAGTGCGGAAGCCCCGCCTACGCCGCCCCCGAGCTCCTCGCCCACAGGAAGTACGGACCCAAAGTTGACGTCTGGTCCGT AGGCGTGAGCGTGTTCGCCATGCTGACGGGCACGCTGCCGTTCGCCGTGGAGCCCTTCAACATCAAGCATCTGCACCACAAGATGGTGGACGGCGACATCGCGGACATACCCGGCGACGTCAGCAAAG GCGCGGTGACGTTCGTGCTGTCCCTGCTGGAAGCCGACCCCGACAAGAGACCCGGCGCCCGAGCCGCCATGGAGGGGCCCTGGATCAACGAGGGCTACGCCAAGAGGCCGCCGCGCTCGCCCTCGCGCGACAACGTGGTGGCGGTGGAGAATCGGGCCCGGCAAAAGCCGTCAAT GCAGAGCGGCGAGGACGCGGACGCATCAGTGCTGGCATACATGACGGACACGCTGGGCTACTCGGTCGCAGAGGTCGCGCGGACCCTCGCCCAGAACCGACCCTCCGCCGTCATGGCCACCTACCACTTGCTGCTCGCCAAGATCAAGAGGAGCCGCGGGTGCGCTGAG AGCCACCGCGTCACGGTCAAAAAGGCGCCAAGCAGACGTCCCAAAGCAAACCGACAAATGGCACAGCGGCGCCGCGGTGCCGCCGGAGTCCAGCAGCCGCCACGAGGAGACGGCAACGATGACGATGACAAAGCGCTGTCTTCCTTCATCCCCTCACTCAGACGCCAGCTCGGAGACGTGGGAGCTTCTGCCAGGGAGGCTCTGCTGCATCTtgatg CCTTGCCAACAAAGAACCAAGTGGTCCATCTTTCTCCACCTAAAACCACCGCGTCGCACCTGTGTGACTCCGCCCCTTGCCACACCCGCTCACCCACCGATCCATTGGGAGACGGCGCCGCCTCCATGCCGGTCCGACCGACGCGGCAGCTCGTCGGAAAACCCCGCTGGGATGACGGCGGCGGGCGTCCTGCGGAGGCTGTCCTGAGGATTGCAGGGCCGCAGGAGAGCCCCGCTACTCCCAGAATGCACCTGGAGGCCACGGAGAGAGCTCCGCCTACCACGCTGCCACACCTACATAACGGAGGGCTAAAGGAAGGGGTGGACAAGAAAGTTTCCTTGGTCCACCTGAGCCCATCTGAGCCCTCTGGACTACAAGTGAGCGGGTCCAAAACTCCCACTTTCGCCTCGCAGAAAAACGCTTGGGGAGCAAAGAACACAAAGGTGGCCGGAACCAAGAGGAACTCGGTTACCGGGATCCGCTCGACTCCACCGCGACGGATGACGGAGCTCGGTCTGCCGCTACTTCCTGCCGTGCTGCAGCGGAAGACGGACAGGAAGATGCGGAGCATGGACTACTGA
- the LOC133496716 gene encoding hormonally up-regulated neu tumor-associated kinase isoform X1 yields MAGAALKEKENGAAGAGAAPAWLAAPREDLLRSFPHSKRVGSYLVGKMINRGSFAKVMEGLHLATGEKVAIKVIDKKKARQDPYVQKNMKREPRIHQMIRHPNVVVLLETLETENGYYMAMELCGGGDLMERICDRERLPEKEVRRYARQILSAVAHLHQRGVVHRDLKIENFLLDEHNNIKIVGTSAERREASESDKSRRPLGFPLADFGLSNTLRSDSLTPELLSTQCGSPAYAAPELLAHRKYGPKVDVWSVGVSVFAMLTGTLPFAVEPFNIKHLHHKMVDGDIADIPGDVSKGAVTFVLSLLEADPDKRPGARAAMEGPWINEGYAKRPPRSPSRDNVVAVENRARQKPSMQSGEDADASVLAYMTDTLGYSVAEVARTLAQNRPSAVMATYHLLLAKIKRSRGCAESHRVTVKKAPSRRPKANRQMAQRRRGAAGVQQPPRGDGNDDDDKALSSFIPSLRRQLGDVGASAREALLHLDALPTKNQVVHLSPPKTTASHLCDSAPCHTRSPTDPLGDGAASMPVRPTRQLVGKPRWDDGGGRPAEAVLRIAGPQESPATPRMHLEATERAPPTTLPHLHNGGLKEGVDKKVSLVHLSPSEPSGLQVSGSKTPTFASQKNAWGAKNTKVAGTKRNSVTGIRSTPPRRMTELGLPLLPAVLQRKTDRKMRSMDY; encoded by the exons ATGGCGGGCGCCGCgctgaaggagaaggagaacggggcggcgggggcgggggcggcccCGGCCTGGCTGGCGGCCCCCCGCGAGGACCTGCTGAGGAGCTTCCCTCACAGCAAGCGGGTGGGCTCCTACCTGGTGGGCAAGATGATCAACCGGGGCTCCTTCGCCAAGGTGATGGAGGGCCTCCACCTGGCCACCGGGGAGAAG GTGGCCATTAAGGTGATTGACAAGAAAAAAGCGCGTCAGGACCCTTACGTCCAAAAGAACATGAAGCGGGAACCTCGCATCCACCAGATGATTCGACACCCAAACGTCGTCGTCCTGCTGGAG ACCCTGGAGACGGAGAACGGCTACTACATGGCCATGGAGTtgtgcggcggcggcgacctGATGGAGCGAATCTGCGACAGGGAGCGTCTGCCGGAGAAGGAGGTCCGACGATACGCACGGCAGATTCTGTCGGCGGTGGCGCACCTCCACCAGCGAGGCGTCGTGCACAG GGATTTGAAGATTGAGAACTTCCTGCTGGACGAGCACAACAACATCAAGATCGTGGGTACGTCCGCGGAGCGTCGCGAAGCGTCGGAGAGCGACAAAAGCCGCCGACCTCTTGGCTTTCCGCTCGCAGACTTCGGCCTGAGCAACACGCTGAGGTCGGACTCGTTGACTCCGGAGCTGCTCAGCACCCAGTGCGGAAGCCCCGCCTACGCCGCCCCCGAGCTCCTCGCCCACAGGAAGTACGGACCCAAAGTTGACGTCTGGTCCGT AGGCGTGAGCGTGTTCGCCATGCTGACGGGCACGCTGCCGTTCGCCGTGGAGCCCTTCAACATCAAGCATCTGCACCACAAGATGGTGGACGGCGACATCGCGGACATACCCGGCGACGTCAGCAAAG GCGCGGTGACGTTCGTGCTGTCCCTGCTGGAAGCCGACCCCGACAAGAGACCCGGCGCCCGAGCCGCCATGGAGGGGCCCTGGATCAACGAGGGCTACGCCAAGAGGCCGCCGCGCTCGCCCTCGCGCGACAACGTGGTGGCGGTGGAGAATCGGGCCCGGCAAAAGCCGTCAAT GCAGAGCGGCGAGGACGCGGACGCATCAGTGCTGGCATACATGACGGACACGCTGGGCTACTCGGTCGCAGAGGTCGCGCGGACCCTCGCCCAGAACCGACCCTCCGCCGTCATGGCCACCTACCACTTGCTGCTCGCCAAGATCAAGAGGAGCCGCGGGTGCGCTGAG AGCCACCGCGTCACGGTCAAAAAGGCGCCAAGCAGACGTCCCAAAGCAAACCGACAAATGGCACAGCGGCGCCGCGGTGCCGCCGGAGTCCAGCAGCCGCCACGAGGAGACGGCAACGATGACGATGACAAAGCGCTGTCTTCCTTCATCCCCTCACTCAGACGCCAGCTCGGAGACGTGGGAGCTTCTGCCAGGGAGGCTCTGCTGCATCTtgatg CCTTGCCAACAAAGAACCAAGTGGTCCATCTTTCTCCACCTAAAACCACCGCGTCGCACCTGTGTGACTCCGCCCCTTGCCACACCCGCTCACCCACCGATCCATTGGGAGACGGCGCCGCCTCCATGCCGGTCCGACCGACGCGGCAGCTCGTCGGAAAACCCCGCTGGGATGACGGCGGCGGGCGTCCTGCGGAGGCTGTCCTGAGGATTGCAGGGCCGCAGGAGAGCCCCGCTACTCCCAGAATGCACCTGGAGGCCACGGAGAGAGCTCCGCCTACCACGCTGCCACACCTACATAACGGAGGGCTAAAGGAAGGGGTGGACAAGAAAGTTTCCTTGGTCCACCTGAGCCCATCTGAGCCCTCTGGACTACAAGTGAGCGGGTCCAAAACTCCCACTTTCGCCTCGCAGAAAAACGCTTGGGGAGCAAAGAACACAAAGGTGGCCGGAACCAAGAGGAACTCGGTTACCGGGATCCGCTCGACTCCACCGCGACGGATGACGGAGCTCGGTCTGCCGCTACTTCCTGCCGTGCTGCAGCGGAAGACGGACAGGAAGATGCGGAGCATGGACTACTGA
- the LOC133496716 gene encoding hormonally up-regulated neu tumor-associated kinase isoform X3 gives MAGAALKEKENGAAGAGAAPAWLAAPREDLLRSFPHSKRVGSYLVGKMINRGSFAKVMEGLHLATGEKVAIKVIDKKKARQDPYVQKNMKREPRIHQMIRHPNVVVLLETLETENGYYMAMELCGGGDLMERICDRERLPEKEVRRYARQILSAVAHLHQRGVVHRDLKIENFLLDEHNNIKIVDFGLSNTLRSDSLTPELLSTQCGSPAYAAPELLAHRKYGPKVDVWSVGVSVFAMLTGTLPFAVEPFNIKHLHHKMVDGDIADIPGDVSKGAVTFVLSLLEADPDKRPGARAAMEGPWINEGYAKRPPRSPSRDNVVAVENRARQKPSMQSGEDADASVLAYMTDTLGYSVAEVARTLAQNRPSAVMATYHLLLAKIKRSRGCAESHRVTVKKAPSRRPKANRQMAQRRRGAAGVQQPPRGDGNDDDDKALSSFIPSLRRQLGDVGASAREALLHLDALPTKNQVVHLSPPKTTASHLCDSAPCHTRSPTDPLGDGAASMPVRPTRQLVGKPRWDDGGGRPAEAVLRIAGPQESPATPRMHLEATERAPPTTLPHLHNGGLKEGVDKKVSLVHLSPSEPSGLQVSGSKTPTFASQKNAWGAKNTKVAGTKRNSVTGIRSTPPRRMTELGLPLLPAVLQRKTDRKMRSMDY, from the exons ATGGCGGGCGCCGCgctgaaggagaaggagaacggggcggcgggggcgggggcggcccCGGCCTGGCTGGCGGCCCCCCGCGAGGACCTGCTGAGGAGCTTCCCTCACAGCAAGCGGGTGGGCTCCTACCTGGTGGGCAAGATGATCAACCGGGGCTCCTTCGCCAAGGTGATGGAGGGCCTCCACCTGGCCACCGGGGAGAAG GTGGCCATTAAGGTGATTGACAAGAAAAAAGCGCGTCAGGACCCTTACGTCCAAAAGAACATGAAGCGGGAACCTCGCATCCACCAGATGATTCGACACCCAAACGTCGTCGTCCTGCTGGAG ACCCTGGAGACGGAGAACGGCTACTACATGGCCATGGAGTtgtgcggcggcggcgacctGATGGAGCGAATCTGCGACAGGGAGCGTCTGCCGGAGAAGGAGGTCCGACGATACGCACGGCAGATTCTGTCGGCGGTGGCGCACCTCCACCAGCGAGGCGTCGTGCACAG GGATTTGAAGATTGAGAACTTCCTGCTGGACGAGCACAACAACATCAAGATCGTGG ACTTCGGCCTGAGCAACACGCTGAGGTCGGACTCGTTGACTCCGGAGCTGCTCAGCACCCAGTGCGGAAGCCCCGCCTACGCCGCCCCCGAGCTCCTCGCCCACAGGAAGTACGGACCCAAAGTTGACGTCTGGTCCGT AGGCGTGAGCGTGTTCGCCATGCTGACGGGCACGCTGCCGTTCGCCGTGGAGCCCTTCAACATCAAGCATCTGCACCACAAGATGGTGGACGGCGACATCGCGGACATACCCGGCGACGTCAGCAAAG GCGCGGTGACGTTCGTGCTGTCCCTGCTGGAAGCCGACCCCGACAAGAGACCCGGCGCCCGAGCCGCCATGGAGGGGCCCTGGATCAACGAGGGCTACGCCAAGAGGCCGCCGCGCTCGCCCTCGCGCGACAACGTGGTGGCGGTGGAGAATCGGGCCCGGCAAAAGCCGTCAAT GCAGAGCGGCGAGGACGCGGACGCATCAGTGCTGGCATACATGACGGACACGCTGGGCTACTCGGTCGCAGAGGTCGCGCGGACCCTCGCCCAGAACCGACCCTCCGCCGTCATGGCCACCTACCACTTGCTGCTCGCCAAGATCAAGAGGAGCCGCGGGTGCGCTGAG AGCCACCGCGTCACGGTCAAAAAGGCGCCAAGCAGACGTCCCAAAGCAAACCGACAAATGGCACAGCGGCGCCGCGGTGCCGCCGGAGTCCAGCAGCCGCCACGAGGAGACGGCAACGATGACGATGACAAAGCGCTGTCTTCCTTCATCCCCTCACTCAGACGCCAGCTCGGAGACGTGGGAGCTTCTGCCAGGGAGGCTCTGCTGCATCTtgatg CCTTGCCAACAAAGAACCAAGTGGTCCATCTTTCTCCACCTAAAACCACCGCGTCGCACCTGTGTGACTCCGCCCCTTGCCACACCCGCTCACCCACCGATCCATTGGGAGACGGCGCCGCCTCCATGCCGGTCCGACCGACGCGGCAGCTCGTCGGAAAACCCCGCTGGGATGACGGCGGCGGGCGTCCTGCGGAGGCTGTCCTGAGGATTGCAGGGCCGCAGGAGAGCCCCGCTACTCCCAGAATGCACCTGGAGGCCACGGAGAGAGCTCCGCCTACCACGCTGCCACACCTACATAACGGAGGGCTAAAGGAAGGGGTGGACAAGAAAGTTTCCTTGGTCCACCTGAGCCCATCTGAGCCCTCTGGACTACAAGTGAGCGGGTCCAAAACTCCCACTTTCGCCTCGCAGAAAAACGCTTGGGGAGCAAAGAACACAAAGGTGGCCGGAACCAAGAGGAACTCGGTTACCGGGATCCGCTCGACTCCACCGCGACGGATGACGGAGCTCGGTCTGCCGCTACTTCCTGCCGTGCTGCAGCGGAAGACGGACAGGAAGATGCGGAGCATGGACTACTGA
- the LOC133496716 gene encoding serine/threonine-protein kinase MARK2 isoform X4 — MKREPRIHQMIRHPNVVVLLETLETENGYYMAMELCGGGDLMERICDRERLPEKEVRRYARQILSAVAHLHQRGVVHRDLKIENFLLDEHNNIKIVGTSAERREASESDKSRRPLGFPLADFGLSNTLRSDSLTPELLSTQCGSPAYAAPELLAHRKYGPKVDVWSVGVSVFAMLTGTLPFAVEPFNIKHLHHKMVDGDIADIPGDVSKGAVTFVLSLLEADPDKRPGARAAMEGPWINEGYAKRPPRSPSRDNVVAVENRARQKPSMQSGEDADASVLAYMTDTLGYSVAEVARTLAQNRPSAVMATYHLLLAKIKRSRGCAESHRVTVKKAPSRRPKANRQMAQRRRGAAGVQQPPRGDGNDDDDKALSSFIPSLRRQLGDVGASAREALLHLDALPTKNQVVHLSPPKTTASHLCDSAPCHTRSPTDPLGDGAASMPVRPTRQLVGKPRWDDGGGRPAEAVLRIAGPQESPATPRMHLEATERAPPTTLPHLHNGGLKEGVDKKVSLVHLSPSEPSGLQVSGSKTPTFASQKNAWGAKNTKVAGTKRNSVTGIRSTPPRRMTELGLPLLPAVLQRKTDRKMRSMDY, encoded by the exons ATGAAGCGGGAACCTCGCATCCACCAGATGATTCGACACCCAAACGTCGTCGTCCTGCTGGAG ACCCTGGAGACGGAGAACGGCTACTACATGGCCATGGAGTtgtgcggcggcggcgacctGATGGAGCGAATCTGCGACAGGGAGCGTCTGCCGGAGAAGGAGGTCCGACGATACGCACGGCAGATTCTGTCGGCGGTGGCGCACCTCCACCAGCGAGGCGTCGTGCACAG GGATTTGAAGATTGAGAACTTCCTGCTGGACGAGCACAACAACATCAAGATCGTGGGTACGTCCGCGGAGCGTCGCGAAGCGTCGGAGAGCGACAAAAGCCGCCGACCTCTTGGCTTTCCGCTCGCAGACTTCGGCCTGAGCAACACGCTGAGGTCGGACTCGTTGACTCCGGAGCTGCTCAGCACCCAGTGCGGAAGCCCCGCCTACGCCGCCCCCGAGCTCCTCGCCCACAGGAAGTACGGACCCAAAGTTGACGTCTGGTCCGT AGGCGTGAGCGTGTTCGCCATGCTGACGGGCACGCTGCCGTTCGCCGTGGAGCCCTTCAACATCAAGCATCTGCACCACAAGATGGTGGACGGCGACATCGCGGACATACCCGGCGACGTCAGCAAAG GCGCGGTGACGTTCGTGCTGTCCCTGCTGGAAGCCGACCCCGACAAGAGACCCGGCGCCCGAGCCGCCATGGAGGGGCCCTGGATCAACGAGGGCTACGCCAAGAGGCCGCCGCGCTCGCCCTCGCGCGACAACGTGGTGGCGGTGGAGAATCGGGCCCGGCAAAAGCCGTCAAT GCAGAGCGGCGAGGACGCGGACGCATCAGTGCTGGCATACATGACGGACACGCTGGGCTACTCGGTCGCAGAGGTCGCGCGGACCCTCGCCCAGAACCGACCCTCCGCCGTCATGGCCACCTACCACTTGCTGCTCGCCAAGATCAAGAGGAGCCGCGGGTGCGCTGAG AGCCACCGCGTCACGGTCAAAAAGGCGCCAAGCAGACGTCCCAAAGCAAACCGACAAATGGCACAGCGGCGCCGCGGTGCCGCCGGAGTCCAGCAGCCGCCACGAGGAGACGGCAACGATGACGATGACAAAGCGCTGTCTTCCTTCATCCCCTCACTCAGACGCCAGCTCGGAGACGTGGGAGCTTCTGCCAGGGAGGCTCTGCTGCATCTtgatg CCTTGCCAACAAAGAACCAAGTGGTCCATCTTTCTCCACCTAAAACCACCGCGTCGCACCTGTGTGACTCCGCCCCTTGCCACACCCGCTCACCCACCGATCCATTGGGAGACGGCGCCGCCTCCATGCCGGTCCGACCGACGCGGCAGCTCGTCGGAAAACCCCGCTGGGATGACGGCGGCGGGCGTCCTGCGGAGGCTGTCCTGAGGATTGCAGGGCCGCAGGAGAGCCCCGCTACTCCCAGAATGCACCTGGAGGCCACGGAGAGAGCTCCGCCTACCACGCTGCCACACCTACATAACGGAGGGCTAAAGGAAGGGGTGGACAAGAAAGTTTCCTTGGTCCACCTGAGCCCATCTGAGCCCTCTGGACTACAAGTGAGCGGGTCCAAAACTCCCACTTTCGCCTCGCAGAAAAACGCTTGGGGAGCAAAGAACACAAAGGTGGCCGGAACCAAGAGGAACTCGGTTACCGGGATCCGCTCGACTCCACCGCGACGGATGACGGAGCTCGGTCTGCCGCTACTTCCTGCCGTGCTGCAGCGGAAGACGGACAGGAAGATGCGGAGCATGGACTACTGA